In Thalassotalea sp. Sam97, a single window of DNA contains:
- the dinB gene encoding DNA polymerase IV, with protein sequence MAHHLFNKRKIIHVDLDCFYAGVEMRDDPSLRNIPIAIAGRSERSVVSTCNYPAREYGVRSAMSVKRALQLCPHLTLVPSRMDEYQKASKHIREIFRRYTPFIEPLSLDEAYLDVTECRIFAGSATLIAEQIRQDIANELQLTASAGVAPNKFLAKIASDENKPDGLCVIKPSEVEAFIKDLPLSKIPGVGPKTLDKLNRKGFHTCADIRSADVKSLVRQFGKFGSSLYRRAHGIDESLVETERERKSLALETTLMEDAKSFAECADVLLQLLPKFSERLAKQSDRQIKSQGVKIKFDDFTQTTVDNTVDQFQPELLHSQLSKALARGDNKRVRLVGIHVGFKSEVITVEAEPQLSLQLL encoded by the coding sequence ATGGCGCATCATTTATTTAACAAAAGAAAAATTATCCACGTCGATCTTGACTGTTTCTATGCTGGCGTTGAGATGCGCGATGATCCGAGCCTGCGCAATATTCCTATCGCTATTGCCGGTCGTAGCGAGCGTAGCGTGGTATCAACGTGCAATTATCCCGCGCGTGAATATGGCGTGCGCTCTGCGATGTCGGTTAAACGTGCACTGCAATTGTGCCCTCACTTGACGCTAGTGCCGTCGAGAATGGATGAATATCAAAAGGCGTCAAAGCATATTCGCGAAATATTTCGTCGCTATACGCCCTTTATCGAGCCACTATCGTTAGATGAAGCATATTTGGACGTAACAGAGTGTCGTATATTTGCTGGCAGTGCCACCTTGATTGCCGAGCAAATCCGTCAAGATATTGCCAATGAATTGCAGTTAACGGCGTCAGCAGGTGTAGCGCCTAATAAATTTTTGGCGAAAATTGCATCCGATGAAAACAAACCGGATGGACTGTGTGTGATCAAACCCAGTGAGGTTGAAGCATTTATTAAAGATTTACCGCTGAGCAAAATCCCAGGTGTTGGACCTAAAACATTGGATAAGCTTAACCGCAAAGGATTTCATACCTGTGCCGATATTCGCTCGGCAGACGTGAAAAGTTTAGTACGCCAATTTGGGAAATTCGGTAGTAGCCTGTATCGTCGCGCGCACGGTATTGACGAAAGTCTTGTCGAAACTGAGCGTGAGCGAAAATCATTGGCGCTTGAAACGACACTTATGGAAGATGCTAAGTCGTTTGCAGAGTGTGCTGATGTATTACTGCAACTATTACCTAAATTTAGCGAACGATTAGCAAAACAAAGTGACCGACAAATAAAATCGCAAGGTGTAAAAATTAAATTTGACGATTTTACGCAAACTACTGTCGATAACACAGTCGATCAATTCCAACCTGAATTACTTCACAGCCAACTGAGTAAAGCCTTAGCGCGTGGTGATAACAAACGTGTACGCTTAGTTGGCATACATGTTGGCTTTAAAAGTGAGGTGATTACTGTCGAGGCAGAGCCTCAGCTAAGTTTACAGTTACTCTAA
- a CDS encoding MaoC/PaaZ C-terminal domain-containing protein, with product MYHYLQLLTKRPRKVFFNEFTVEVPVAALSAKKITAFRNFYKIDDTAPLPLSFAFIAGFKAMMKALAHKQFAFAPLGMIHLAAEFKALADIDYQRPFLVEVKVKQNRRHPMGKLVQLESRFIQDEQVCIINTNTMLKKLKASNTKTLAKGLQCFVEPTSMHVDEKLARAYAKISYDYNPIHISNHLAKLFGLPGTIMHGMYFAHLLLHNNKIDSQRVKFEFKKPCLLPTDIGFANNDGQYQIFSGCDDLHLTMRVFDEIKSKDIAA from the coding sequence ATGTATCACTATTTACAATTACTAACCAAAAGACCACGCAAAGTATTTTTTAACGAATTTACAGTTGAGGTCCCTGTTGCTGCGTTATCGGCGAAAAAAATCACTGCTTTTCGTAACTTTTATAAGATTGACGACACGGCGCCACTCCCCTTAAGCTTTGCCTTTATTGCCGGTTTTAAAGCGATGATGAAAGCACTCGCGCACAAGCAATTTGCATTTGCACCCCTGGGCATGATCCACCTAGCAGCTGAGTTTAAAGCGCTTGCTGATATTGATTATCAACGCCCATTTTTAGTTGAAGTTAAAGTGAAACAAAATCGTCGTCATCCAATGGGGAAGTTGGTACAGCTTGAATCACGCTTTATTCAAGATGAGCAAGTTTGCATCATCAACACCAATACGATGCTGAAAAAACTTAAAGCCTCCAACACTAAAACGCTTGCCAAAGGCCTACAATGCTTTGTTGAACCAACTAGCATGCATGTCGATGAAAAACTTGCTAGGGCCTATGCCAAAATAAGTTACGACTATAACCCGATTCATATATCCAATCACCTTGCCAAACTATTCGGTTTACCTGGGACCATTATGCACGGCATGTATTTTGCCCACTTACTGTTACATAACAATAAGATTGATAGCCAGCGAGTAAAGTTTGAGTTTAAGAAGCCTTGTCTATTGCCTACCGATATTGGCTTTGCTAACAACGATGGTCAATATCAAATATTTTCGGGATGTGATGATTTGCACTTAACTATGCGAGTATTTGACGAGATAAAATCTAAGGATATCGCAGCATAG
- a CDS encoding DUF4136 domain-containing protein, whose amino-acid sequence MGKLSSIRVIGLTGFLLIMVGCAANNADTDYQANFDFSQLTSYQFVNENSLKQLQNELLNERIQLAIISELDKKSFRQVDTNADMQVRYSSFSTDKPSNSSISIGIGSGSRSGRMSTGIGIGTTIPIGGDDAYLEISIAMYQNSKLIWRGNDQMSYPQSDTPEERQLRINKTVANILKQFPPL is encoded by the coding sequence ATGGGCAAGCTATCGAGTATCAGGGTCATTGGCTTAACTGGTTTTCTGCTCATCATGGTCGGTTGCGCCGCCAATAATGCCGACACCGATTACCAAGCTAATTTTGACTTTAGCCAGTTAACGTCATATCAATTCGTCAATGAAAACTCTCTAAAACAACTTCAGAACGAGTTGTTAAACGAACGCATCCAGCTCGCTATTATCAGCGAGCTCGACAAAAAATCATTCCGCCAAGTTGATACCAACGCGGATATGCAAGTACGCTACAGTAGCTTCTCAACCGACAAGCCATCAAATTCGTCCATTAGTATTGGCATTGGTAGTGGCAGTCGCAGTGGACGCATGTCGACGGGTATCGGCATTGGCACTACGATCCCTATCGGTGGCGATGACGCCTACCTTGAAATCTCTATTGCCATGTATCAAAACAGTAAGCTGATTTGGCGTGGCAATGATCAAATGAGTTATCCGCAATCTGATACCCCTGAAGAGCGACAATTGCGTATCAATAAAACTGTTGCCAATATCTTAAAGCAGTTCCCACCGTTATAA
- a CDS encoding MBL fold metallo-hydrolase — MKKLITLATTILLSFQVAAAQDFSNVKIKTQQVAGNVYMLEGMGGNIGVLATDEGLVLVDDQFAGLADKIEAAMKDINDAPLKYVVNTHYHGDHTGANAHFARHAPIFAHENVRKRVAANDKQSKADLPVVTYESGVTIYLADETIELMHLPKGHTDGDSIVYFKNANVLHMGDLFFQGRFPYVDLNAGGTVKGYLANIKKIAESYPDDVKIIPGHGALADKTELAKLIAMIEYSIERVQKALDAGQTEEAILAAGIGEQYQQWSWAFINEERWLKTLISDLQ, encoded by the coding sequence ATGAAGAAATTAATCACATTGGCGACAACTATCCTGTTGAGCTTTCAGGTTGCTGCAGCTCAAGACTTTTCAAACGTGAAAATCAAAACTCAGCAGGTAGCAGGTAATGTTTATATGTTAGAGGGCATGGGCGGCAATATTGGTGTTTTAGCCACTGATGAAGGCTTGGTACTGGTCGATGATCAATTTGCCGGCTTAGCCGACAAAATTGAAGCCGCAATGAAAGACATCAACGATGCGCCGTTAAAGTATGTTGTCAATACTCACTATCACGGTGATCATACCGGCGCTAATGCACACTTTGCTCGACATGCACCAATTTTTGCTCATGAGAATGTTCGCAAGCGTGTTGCTGCCAACGATAAACAAAGCAAGGCTGATTTACCCGTTGTCACGTATGAATCAGGGGTAACGATTTACCTTGCAGATGAAACCATTGAGTTAATGCATTTACCGAAGGGACATACTGACGGTGATTCAATAGTTTATTTTAAAAATGCTAACGTTTTGCATATGGGCGATTTATTTTTTCAAGGTCGCTTCCCTTATGTTGATTTAAACGCAGGCGGTACGGTTAAAGGCTATTTAGCTAATATTAAGAAAATTGCCGAAAGTTACCCTGATGACGTTAAGATTATCCCAGGCCATGGCGCATTAGCCGATAAAACAGAATTAGCGAAGCTTATCGCGATGATAGAATACTCAATCGAACGGGTACAAAAGGCGCTTGATGCGGGGCAAACGGAAGAAGCTATTTTAGCGGCGGGTATTGGCGAGCAATATCAACAATGGAGTTGGGCATTTATTAATGAAGAGCGCTGGTTAAAAACGCTAATTAGCGACTTACAATAG